In a single window of the Nocardiopsis composta genome:
- a CDS encoding (2,3-dihydroxybenzoyl)adenylate synthase produces MRDGCTPWPPEFAERYRAAGYWTGETFGAFLRDRARRFADRTAVVGGDRRWTYAELDARADRLATGLHRLGIGPGDPVVVQLPNVPEVFEVVFALFRLGALPVYALPAHRSAEIGHLRATTEARALVVSAARGPFDHVQMARKVADEAGEGRVPHVIGVGAADPGSLAEAGALPLESLRAEDADPAALCEADPSDVAFFQLSGGTTGLPKLIPRTHDDYLYSVRASAGICGLTPGTVFLGALPIVHNFPMSSPGFLGVMHAGGSTVLAPDPSPATCLELIERERVTLAAAVPPVAMLWLDAVDGGAQAHRDLSSLQVLQVGGAKFTPEAAKRVSGTLGCRLQQVFGMAEGLVNYTRDEDDEATVIGTQGRPISPDDELRVVGPDGAEVPPGEPGELLTRGPYTIRGYYRAPEHNAGAFTPDGFYRTGDVVRVAPTGHITVEGRVKDQINRGGEKIAPDEVEDHILAHPAVHDAAVVAMPDPYLGERACAYVIPRRGAEDELNRPALLRFLRGRGLAAYKIPDRVEVVPEFPATGVGKVSKRDLRAAIADAIAADRH; encoded by the coding sequence ATGCGCGACGGATGCACCCCCTGGCCCCCCGAGTTCGCCGAACGCTACCGGGCGGCCGGCTACTGGACCGGGGAGACCTTCGGCGCCTTCCTCCGCGACCGGGCCCGCCGCTTCGCCGACCGCACCGCCGTGGTCGGCGGGGACCGCCGCTGGACCTACGCCGAACTGGACGCCCGCGCCGACCGGCTCGCCACCGGCCTGCACCGGCTCGGCATCGGCCCCGGCGACCCGGTGGTGGTGCAGCTGCCGAACGTCCCTGAGGTGTTCGAGGTGGTCTTCGCGCTGTTCCGGCTGGGCGCCCTGCCGGTCTACGCGCTGCCCGCGCACCGCTCCGCCGAGATCGGCCACCTGCGCGCGACGACTGAGGCGCGGGCGCTGGTCGTCTCGGCCGCCCGCGGCCCCTTCGACCACGTCCAGATGGCCCGCAAGGTCGCCGACGAGGCCGGGGAGGGCCGGGTTCCGCACGTGATCGGGGTCGGCGCCGCCGACCCCGGGTCGCTCGCCGAGGCCGGCGCGCTCCCGCTGGAGTCGCTGCGCGCTGAGGACGCCGACCCCGCGGCGCTCTGCGAAGCCGACCCCTCCGACGTCGCGTTCTTCCAGCTCTCCGGCGGCACCACCGGGCTGCCCAAGCTCATCCCGCGCACCCACGACGACTACCTGTACTCGGTGCGGGCCAGCGCCGGCATCTGCGGGCTCACCCCCGGCACGGTGTTCCTCGGCGCGCTGCCCATCGTGCACAACTTCCCGATGAGCTCCCCCGGGTTCCTCGGGGTGATGCACGCCGGCGGCAGCACCGTGCTGGCCCCCGACCCCAGCCCCGCCACCTGCCTGGAGCTGATCGAGCGGGAGCGGGTCACCCTCGCCGCCGCCGTCCCGCCGGTCGCCATGCTCTGGCTGGACGCGGTGGACGGCGGCGCCCAGGCCCACCGCGACCTCTCCTCGCTGCAGGTGCTCCAGGTCGGCGGCGCCAAGTTCACTCCCGAGGCGGCCAAGCGGGTCTCCGGCACCCTCGGCTGCCGGCTGCAGCAGGTCTTCGGGATGGCCGAAGGGCTGGTCAACTACACCCGCGACGAGGACGACGAGGCGACCGTCATCGGCACCCAGGGCCGGCCCATCTCACCCGACGACGAACTCCGCGTCGTCGGTCCGGACGGCGCCGAAGTGCCGCCCGGCGAACCCGGCGAGCTGCTCACCCGCGGCCCCTACACCATCCGCGGCTACTACCGGGCACCCGAGCACAACGCCGGGGCGTTCACCCCGGACGGCTTCTACCGCACCGGCGACGTGGTCCGCGTCGCCCCCACCGGCCACATCACCGTCGAGGGCCGGGTCAAGGACCAGATCAACCGCGGCGGCGAGAAGATCGCGCCGGACGAGGTGGAGGACCACATTCTGGCGCACCCCGCGGTGCACGACGCCGCCGTCGTCGCCATGCCCGACCCCTACCTCGGCGAGCGCGCCTGCGCCTACGTCATCCCCCGCCGGGGCGCCGAGGACGAGCTGAACCGCCCCGCGCTGCTCCGCTTCCTGCGCGGCCGGGGCCTGGCCGCCTACAAGATCCCCGACCGGGTCGAGGTCGTGCCGGAGTTCCCCGCCACCGGCGTCGGCAAGGTCAGCAAGCGCGACCTGCGGGCCGCCATCGCCGACGCGATCGCCGCCGACCGGCACTGA
- a CDS encoding phosphopantetheine-binding protein, translated as MTDTPLTPERIRADVERILGEQPGTVPGGENLLDLGMDSIRLMSLVESWRTAGAQTDFIELAEEPSIDAWTRLLTGG; from the coding sequence ATGACCGACACCCCGCTCACCCCCGAGAGGATCCGCGCCGACGTGGAGCGGATCCTCGGCGAGCAGCCGGGCACCGTCCCCGGCGGCGAGAACCTCCTCGACCTCGGGATGGACTCGATCCGCCTGATGAGCCTGGTGGAGTCCTGGCGCACCGCCGGTGCGCAGACCGACTTCATCGAGCTCGCCGAGGAACCCAGCATCGACGCCTGGACCCGCCTGCTCACCGGCGGCTGA
- a CDS encoding isochorismatase family protein, protein MSLPQIAPYEPPAPDRLPANRAQWRPEPERAVLLVHDMQRYFLRPYAHGAEPLNRATANIARLAAACRAAGVPVVYTAKPGDMPRERRGLELDFWGSGMRAVPEHTSIDDAVRPEPGDTLLTKWRYSAFAQTDLEQRLAAMGRDQLLVTGVYAHIGCLLTASDAFMRDIQPFFVADAMADFTAEDHHFAVRYVARRCGVALTTDAALDGVRAADRSTAAAG, encoded by the coding sequence ATGTCCCTGCCGCAGATCGCCCCCTACGAGCCGCCGGCGCCGGACCGCCTCCCGGCCAACCGCGCCCAGTGGCGGCCCGAACCCGAGCGCGCCGTGCTGCTCGTGCACGACATGCAGCGCTACTTCCTGCGGCCCTACGCCCACGGCGCCGAACCGCTGAACCGGGCCACCGCCAACATCGCCCGCCTCGCCGCCGCCTGCCGGGCCGCGGGCGTCCCGGTGGTCTACACGGCCAAGCCCGGGGACATGCCGCGCGAACGGCGCGGCCTGGAGCTGGACTTCTGGGGCAGCGGGATGCGCGCCGTCCCCGAGCACACCTCCATCGACGACGCGGTCCGCCCCGAACCCGGCGACACCCTCCTCACCAAGTGGCGCTACAGCGCCTTCGCCCAGACCGACCTGGAGCAGCGCCTCGCCGCCATGGGCCGCGACCAGCTGCTCGTCACCGGGGTCTACGCCCACATCGGCTGCCTGCTCACCGCCTCCGACGCCTTCATGCGCGACATCCAGCCGTTCTTCGTCGCCGACGCGATGGCCGACTTCACCGCCGAGGACCACCACTTCGCGGTCCGCTACGTCGCACGGCGCTGCGGCGTCGCACTGACCACCGACGCCGCCCTGGACGGCGTCCGAGCCGCCGACCGCAGCACCGCCGCGGCCGGCTGA
- a CDS encoding 2,3-dihydro-2,3-dihydroxybenzoate dehydrogenase encodes MSHNGIEGTVALVTGAGQGIGAAVARVLAEAGARVAAADLTGEPLHGTAAKLAAGGHDVRPYLCDVRDPEAVEELFAAAERDLGPVRHAVSVAGVLRTGPGAETSDADWAELLAVNATGVFHVLRAAANRMVPRGAGTITTVGSNAGTTPRAGLSAYGASKAAAAAFTRALALEVAGSGVRCNVVSPGSTDTPMQRGMWSGPDGAAKTIAGDPALFRTGIPLGRIADPEDIAAAVRFLASSDARHVTAHDLRIDGGATPS; translated from the coding sequence GTGTCCCACAACGGGATCGAAGGAACGGTCGCCCTGGTCACCGGGGCCGGTCAGGGCATCGGGGCCGCGGTGGCCCGGGTGCTCGCCGAGGCCGGCGCCCGTGTCGCGGCGGCCGACCTGACCGGGGAGCCGCTGCACGGCACCGCGGCCAAGCTCGCCGCGGGCGGGCACGACGTCCGCCCCTACCTCTGCGACGTGCGCGACCCGGAGGCGGTGGAGGAGCTGTTCGCCGCCGCCGAGCGCGACCTCGGTCCGGTCCGCCACGCCGTCAGCGTCGCCGGCGTGCTGCGGACCGGGCCGGGGGCCGAAACCAGCGACGCCGACTGGGCCGAACTGCTCGCGGTCAACGCCACCGGCGTCTTCCACGTGCTGCGCGCCGCCGCGAACCGGATGGTCCCGCGCGGCGCCGGCACCATCACCACCGTCGGCTCCAACGCGGGCACCACCCCCCGGGCCGGCCTGTCCGCCTACGGCGCCTCCAAGGCCGCCGCGGCCGCCTTCACCAGGGCGCTCGCCCTGGAGGTCGCCGGCAGCGGCGTCCGCTGCAACGTCGTCTCCCCCGGCTCCACCGACACCCCCATGCAGCGCGGCATGTGGTCCGGACCCGACGGCGCCGCGAAGACCATCGCCGGCGACCCGGCGCTGTTCCGCACCGGGATCCCGCTGGGCCGCATCGCCGACCCGGAGGACATCGCCGCCGCGGTGCGCTTCCTGGCCTCCAGCGACGCCCGCCACGTCACCGCACACGACCTGCGGATCGACGGCGGGGCCACCCCCAGCTGA
- a CDS encoding FG-GAP repeat domain-containing protein: MPLPRRPLPFAAAALLALAAGCGAPSGSEDGPEPGGCGASPAPAAPDGAVPGDMDGDGREDLVASFSSAASAGLPEEAPGYIAAVPGGPDGPEPERTWTLRAGEDGVPGPAGGGPAFGDGARLGDFDGDGYTDIAAHGGPESSAEDALEAPVLLWGGEDGPDGGARLALEKSAWPVAAGDFDGDGTSDLLLHESHGPLRGRVLYGPFDRGGAPAAERGEAPSSDGGTDYSFVSGDLNGDGCDDVVGFGSFEEMAHDTRVWLASAGGFTEGPALTTADAGVVADVDGDGYGDLVVRDIGQTVEDSPWQRSSVLVFPGGPDGPEPEPAVELTLDSPGVPLDEAENDQFGAVLAAGDADGDGYADIAASVNRPAGEDGPAVVDRADAILLRGGPEGLGGEGAELLRPEDAGAQPPAGADPDGPLYDAYSEIPRTGLRMLDIDGDGSDELAATTPPADSEGYRTRPGPIWFFRPTGGTAPAPLAPEDLGSPERGGRLATG, encoded by the coding sequence ATGCCGCTCCCCCGCAGACCCCTCCCCTTCGCCGCGGCCGCCCTGCTCGCCCTGGCCGCCGGATGCGGCGCCCCGTCCGGGTCCGAGGACGGCCCGGAGCCGGGCGGCTGCGGGGCCTCCCCCGCTCCGGCCGCACCGGACGGCGCGGTCCCCGGGGACATGGACGGCGACGGCCGTGAGGACCTCGTCGCGTCCTTCTCCTCCGCGGCCTCGGCCGGCCTGCCCGAGGAGGCCCCCGGGTACATCGCCGCCGTGCCCGGTGGCCCGGACGGCCCCGAGCCGGAGCGGACCTGGACGCTGCGCGCCGGCGAGGACGGGGTCCCCGGCCCCGCCGGGGGAGGCCCGGCCTTCGGGGACGGCGCCCGGCTCGGCGACTTCGACGGCGACGGGTACACCGACATCGCCGCCCACGGCGGCCCGGAGAGCTCCGCGGAGGACGCCCTGGAGGCGCCGGTCCTGCTGTGGGGCGGCGAGGACGGCCCGGACGGCGGTGCCCGGCTCGCGCTGGAGAAGTCCGCCTGGCCGGTCGCGGCCGGCGACTTCGACGGCGACGGCACCTCCGACCTGCTGCTCCACGAGTCCCACGGCCCCCTCCGGGGCCGCGTGCTGTACGGCCCCTTCGATCGTGGCGGCGCCCCCGCCGCCGAGCGGGGAGAGGCGCCGTCCTCGGACGGCGGGACCGACTACTCCTTCGTCTCCGGGGACCTGAACGGCGACGGCTGCGACGATGTCGTCGGCTTCGGCTCCTTCGAGGAGATGGCCCACGACACCCGGGTCTGGCTGGCCTCGGCCGGCGGCTTCACCGAGGGGCCCGCGCTCACCACCGCCGACGCCGGGGTGGTCGCCGACGTCGACGGCGACGGCTACGGCGACCTGGTGGTGCGCGACATCGGGCAGACCGTCGAGGACTCCCCCTGGCAGCGGAGCTCGGTGCTGGTGTTCCCCGGCGGACCGGACGGCCCCGAGCCGGAGCCGGCCGTCGAGCTGACCCTGGACTCCCCCGGAGTCCCCCTGGACGAGGCCGAGAACGACCAGTTCGGCGCGGTCCTGGCCGCAGGCGACGCGGACGGGGACGGCTACGCCGACATCGCCGCGAGCGTGAACCGCCCCGCCGGGGAGGACGGGCCTGCCGTGGTGGACCGGGCGGACGCGATCCTGCTGCGCGGCGGGCCCGAAGGGCTCGGCGGCGAGGGCGCGGAGCTGCTCCGCCCGGAGGACGCCGGCGCGCAGCCGCCGGCCGGGGCCGACCCGGACGGCCCGCTCTACGACGCCTACAGCGAGATCCCCCGGACCGGGCTGCGGATGCTGGACATCGACGGTGACGGCTCCGATGAGCTCGCCGCCACCACCCCGCCGGCCGATTCGGAGGGGTACCGGACCCGCCCCGGGCCGATCTGGTTCTTCCGCCCCACCGGGGGAACCGCCCCCGCCCCGCTCGCCCCGGAGGACCTCGGATCCCCGGAGCGGGGCGGCCGCCTGGCCACCGGCTGA
- a CDS encoding serine hydrolase domain-containing protein, whose product MTKVKKIGIATAAAVAALVIAAAVAVTAYREKTIGFIADRIAAGSATGVIVQVTDSAGEEVWTAGEAVPGEGGGLGGHSRFRIGSVTKTFVAAVVLQLAEEGRLGLDDPIGEHLPGTVPDGEAITVRRLLDHTSGLYDYMKEPGMSTNRWRGEDRFRSYSAGELLRTAFRNPPYFPPGEGFRYSNTNYVLLGELIEAVTANPYGEEVEKRIIEPLELRDTALPGTDPEIPEPAVRAQGVLGDGRTVDVTEMDPSLDRAAGEMISSTRDLAVFLDALLSAELVSADALAEMRGTEPMGMGFHYGLGLQRFDAPCGGRLWGHGGQLLGYRTYAYRSDDGRTLTMVAASDRSPDYATLLASVTAVFCAA is encoded by the coding sequence GTGACGAAGGTGAAAAAGATCGGGATCGCGACCGCCGCGGCGGTCGCCGCACTGGTGATCGCCGCCGCGGTGGCGGTCACCGCATATCGGGAGAAGACCATCGGATTCATCGCCGACCGGATCGCGGCCGGGAGCGCGACCGGGGTGATCGTCCAGGTGACGGACTCCGCCGGAGAGGAGGTCTGGACCGCCGGAGAGGCCGTCCCCGGGGAAGGGGGCGGACTCGGCGGGCACTCCCGGTTCCGGATCGGCAGCGTCACCAAGACGTTCGTCGCCGCGGTGGTCCTGCAGCTCGCCGAGGAAGGGCGGCTCGGGCTCGACGACCCGATCGGCGAGCACCTGCCCGGCACCGTCCCGGACGGGGAGGCGATCACCGTGCGGCGGCTGCTCGACCACACCAGCGGCCTGTACGACTACATGAAGGAGCCGGGCATGTCCACGAACCGCTGGCGGGGAGAGGACCGATTCCGCTCCTACTCCGCCGGCGAGCTGCTGCGCACCGCATTCCGCAACCCGCCCTATTTCCCTCCCGGGGAGGGGTTCCGCTACTCCAACACCAATTACGTGCTGCTCGGAGAACTGATCGAAGCGGTCACCGCGAACCCGTACGGAGAAGAGGTCGAGAAGCGGATCATCGAACCGCTGGAATTGCGCGACACCGCACTTCCCGGCACCGACCCCGAGATCCCGGAACCGGCGGTCAGGGCCCAGGGCGTCCTCGGCGACGGACGCACCGTCGACGTCACCGAGATGGACCCGTCACTGGACCGGGCCGCGGGCGAGATGATCTCCAGTACCCGGGACCTCGCGGTCTTCCTGGACGCCCTGCTCTCCGCCGAGCTCGTCTCCGCGGACGCACTCGCCGAGATGCGCGGCACCGAGCCGATGGGCATGGGCTTCCACTACGGGCTGGGGCTGCAGCGGTTCGACGCCCCCTGCGGCGGCCGGCTGTGGGGCCACGGCGGCCAGCTGCTCGGCTACCGCACCTACGCCTACCGCTCCGACGACGGCCGGACCCTGACCATGGTCGCGGCCTCGGACCGGTCGCCCGACTACGCCACCCTCCTCGCCTCGGTCACCGCGGTGTTCTGCGCGGCCTGA
- a CDS encoding ATP-binding protein — protein MSVSPPTAARPLAHWEPRVYPGALECAARLRRDVRTDLAGFPDRLVADVELCASELFANAVSYTATGAAGGRAVRSLALIGTDRLRLSVTDAGGAATRPRIPAYLGAEWLEAESRRGLLLVASLALDWGARPADTGPGRSPGLTVWADFPVSAVPPPPRPPPEECAPARGLVPS, from the coding sequence ATGTCCGTCTCCCCGCCGACCGCCGCCCGCCCCCTCGCGCACTGGGAGCCCCGGGTCTACCCCGGTGCGCTGGAGTGCGCCGCCCGGCTGCGCCGCGACGTCCGCACCGACCTGGCCGGCTTCCCGGACCGGCTGGTGGCCGACGTCGAACTGTGCGCCTCGGAGCTGTTCGCCAACGCCGTCAGCTACACCGCGACCGGGGCCGCCGGCGGCCGGGCCGTCCGCTCCCTGGCCCTGATCGGCACGGACCGGCTCCGGCTCTCGGTGACCGACGCCGGCGGCGCCGCCACCCGCCCCCGGATCCCCGCCTACCTCGGTGCCGAGTGGCTGGAGGCGGAGAGCCGGCGCGGCCTGCTCCTGGTCGCCTCCCTGGCCCTGGACTGGGGCGCCCGCCCCGCGGACACCGGACCGGGGCGCTCCCCGGGCCTCACCGTCTGGGCCGACTTCCCGGTATCGGCGGTGCCCCCGCCGCCCAGGCCGCCGCCGGAGGAGTGCGCGCCGGCCCGGGGCCTCGTGCCGTCCTAG
- a CDS encoding isochorismate synthase yields MPHHPTSPSSLLAAYAPGMSLIATPERTLLGEGALDTTDDLARVPEMLRGVRDAGWHRDPVAIGAVPFAPDAPAHLTVPAAVHTAPPLASARDAAEAAERRALPGPWKAEALPEPEEHRTAVQRAVQSLGPDLEKVVLARSLRLVGPGPVDAAQVLRNLAWRDPAGFTFAMNLPPRTELPGPRTFIGASPELLVAKRGGRALSNPLAGSRPRSADATKDQHNAVELLGSAKDRREHALVVDAVAEGLRPFCTRLDVPGEPELIRTATMWHLSTRVTGELADPDTPSVELARALHPTPAVCGTPTGAARDAISRLEPFDRGFYTGAVGYTDASGDGEWAVAIRCADISGDGLDLYAGGGIVEGSDPAEELDETSAKLRTLLLALGINRAL; encoded by the coding sequence GTGCCCCACCACCCGACCTCCCCCTCCTCCCTGCTGGCGGCCTACGCCCCCGGCATGTCCCTGATCGCCACCCCCGAGCGCACCCTGCTCGGCGAGGGGGCCCTGGACACCACCGACGACCTGGCCCGCGTCCCGGAGATGCTGCGCGGCGTGCGCGACGCCGGATGGCACCGCGACCCCGTCGCGATCGGAGCCGTCCCCTTCGCCCCGGACGCCCCCGCCCACCTGACCGTGCCGGCCGCGGTGCACACCGCGCCGCCGCTGGCCTCGGCCCGGGACGCCGCGGAGGCGGCCGAGCGCCGGGCCCTGCCCGGCCCGTGGAAGGCCGAAGCGCTGCCCGAACCCGAGGAGCACCGCACGGCGGTGCAGCGCGCCGTGCAGAGCCTCGGCCCCGACCTGGAGAAGGTGGTGCTCGCCCGCAGCCTGCGCCTGGTCGGCCCCGGCCCGGTCGACGCCGCGCAGGTGCTGCGCAACCTCGCCTGGCGGGACCCCGCCGGGTTCACCTTCGCGATGAACCTGCCGCCCCGCACCGAACTGCCCGGCCCGCGCACCTTCATCGGCGCCAGCCCCGAGCTGCTGGTCGCCAAGCGCGGCGGCAGAGCGCTCTCCAACCCGCTGGCCGGCTCCCGGCCGCGCAGCGCCGACGCCACCAAGGACCAGCACAACGCGGTGGAGCTGCTCGGCTCCGCCAAGGACCGCCGCGAGCACGCCCTGGTCGTCGACGCGGTCGCCGAAGGGCTGCGCCCGTTCTGCACCCGGCTGGACGTCCCCGGCGAACCGGAGCTGATCCGCACCGCCACCATGTGGCACCTGTCCACCCGGGTCACCGGCGAGCTGGCCGACCCCGATACCCCCTCGGTGGAACTGGCCCGCGCCCTGCACCCCACCCCGGCGGTCTGCGGCACCCCCACCGGCGCCGCCCGCGACGCCATCTCCCGCCTGGAGCCCTTCGACCGGGGCTTCTACACCGGTGCGGTGGGCTACACCGACGCGTCCGGCGACGGCGAGTGGGCGGTCGCCATCCGCTGCGCCGACATCAGCGGCGACGGGCTCGACCTGTACGCCGGCGGCGGCATCGTCGAGGGCTCCGACCCCGCCGAAGAGCTCGACGAGACCTCCGCCAAGCTGCGCACCCTGCTGCTCGCCCTGGGCATCAACCGGGCGCTGTGA
- a CDS encoding lysine N(6)-hydroxylase/L-ornithine N(5)-oxygenase family protein — MTTTRTTDAPPVHDLAGIGFGPSNVALAIALRERREQAAADPGLPAPTAVFHERQQEFGWHRGMLLDDATMQVSFLKDLVTTRNPASDFSFLSYLHQAGRLHDFINHKTLFPLRSEFHDYLAWCAGRLAESVRYGSEVIGVQPVRDAAGRISAVDVLARESGPGGERTHRTRARNLVVAPGLSPRLPEGVRLGERIWHNEYLLHRLEALGEGAAPRSFAVVGAGQSAAEVADHLYRRFPGAQVHAVFSRYGYSPSDDSQFANRIFDPEAVDAFYDASEETKAQIIGYHGNTNYSVVDPDLIESMYRAVYQDRVLGTERLHMHKLSQVTGVEEDTDGATLTVEHLPSGKQRPLRADYVVYATGYHPADPLALLGDLAEHVVTDARGRHAVDRDYRLVTDDEVTCGIYLQGGTEHTHGISSSLLSNVAVRAGEILDSVGARTSGAAAA, encoded by the coding sequence GTGACCACCACCCGGACCACGGACGCCCCGCCGGTACACGACCTCGCGGGCATCGGATTCGGCCCGTCCAACGTCGCCCTCGCGATCGCGCTGCGCGAGCGGCGCGAACAGGCCGCCGCCGACCCCGGGCTCCCCGCCCCGACCGCGGTGTTCCACGAGCGCCAGCAGGAGTTCGGGTGGCACCGCGGGATGCTCCTGGACGACGCCACCATGCAGGTGTCCTTCCTCAAGGACCTGGTCACCACCCGCAACCCGGCCAGCGACTTCTCCTTCCTCAGCTACCTGCACCAGGCGGGCCGGCTGCACGACTTCATCAACCACAAGACGCTGTTCCCGCTCCGCTCGGAGTTCCACGACTACCTGGCCTGGTGCGCCGGCCGGCTGGCCGAGTCGGTCCGCTACGGCTCCGAGGTGATCGGCGTGCAGCCGGTGCGCGACGCCGCCGGCCGGATCTCCGCGGTGGACGTGCTGGCCCGGGAGTCCGGCCCCGGCGGGGAGCGCACCCACCGCACCCGGGCCCGCAACCTCGTCGTCGCCCCCGGGCTGTCCCCGCGTCTGCCCGAAGGCGTCCGGCTCGGCGAGCGCATCTGGCACAACGAGTACCTGCTGCACCGCCTGGAGGCGCTGGGCGAGGGCGCCGCCCCCCGCTCGTTCGCCGTCGTCGGCGCCGGGCAGAGCGCCGCCGAGGTCGCCGACCACCTGTACCGCCGCTTCCCCGGCGCCCAGGTGCACGCGGTGTTCTCCCGCTACGGCTACAGCCCCTCCGACGACAGCCAGTTCGCCAACCGGATCTTCGACCCGGAGGCCGTCGACGCCTTCTACGACGCCTCTGAGGAGACCAAGGCCCAGATCATCGGCTACCACGGCAACACCAACTACTCGGTGGTCGACCCCGACCTGATCGAGAGCATGTACCGCGCCGTCTACCAGGACCGGGTGCTGGGCACCGAGCGGCTGCACATGCACAAGCTGTCCCAGGTCACCGGGGTGGAGGAGGACACCGACGGCGCCACCCTCACCGTCGAGCACCTGCCCTCCGGCAAGCAGCGGCCGCTCCGCGCGGACTACGTCGTCTACGCCACCGGCTACCACCCGGCCGACCCGCTCGCCCTGCTCGGCGACCTCGCCGAGCACGTGGTGACCGACGCCCGCGGCCGGCACGCCGTCGACCGCGACTACCGGCTGGTCACCGACGACGAGGTCACCTGCGGGATCTACCTGCAGGGCGGCACCGAGCACACGCACGGCATCTCCTCGTCGCTGCTGTCCAACGTCGCCGTCCGCGCCGGGGAGATCCTCGACTCCGTCGGGGCGCGCACCTCCGGCGCCGCGGCGGCCTGA